The Amycolatopsis mongoliensis genome includes a window with the following:
- a CDS encoding discoidin domain-containing protein: protein MPRTRVLAVLALTLAALFTAPVAQAAPVLISQGRPVTASSAESAAFPASAAVDGDAGTRWSSAFSDPQWLQVDLGSTQQLSQVVLNWEAAYAKAFTIQASTDGATWTSLYSTTTATGGTQTLTVTGSGRYVRLTGTQRATPYGYSLWEFQVYGGGGTTQPGDVLLSYGKSGTASSYQDDGACPGCVPAKAFDHDPATRWATSATTGWVDPGWIQVDLGAVAAVHQVVLQWDPAYAVAYQIQVSNDGANWTSIYSTTTGKGFKETLTVNGSGRYVRMYGTARSNGYGYSLWGFDVYGTGGNPTTPPPAPPAPHFPGTLVWSDEFDGAAGAGPDASKWTAETGPGVNNELEYYTNNNNAEQDGRGNLVIQVRREATPGSACPIDPISGSGTCQYTSGRINTAGKFSFTYGHVEANIKVSGTQGLWPAFWLLGANFFSGTPWPNCGEIDIMEHVGKSPNLAYSTIHAPAYNGAGGIGAPLDLGQDVSAGFRKFGLDWDASHMTFSVDGNAFETIDRDTVESTRGPWVYDHPFFLILNNAIGGDFPGPPGAGTVLPQDMVIDYVRVYQ, encoded by the coding sequence ATGCCGAGAACCCGGGTTCTCGCCGTCCTCGCCCTGACCCTGGCCGCCCTGTTCACCGCGCCGGTGGCCCAGGCCGCGCCCGTCCTGATCTCCCAAGGCCGCCCGGTGACGGCGTCCTCGGCCGAGTCCGCCGCCTTCCCGGCGTCGGCCGCGGTCGACGGCGACGCCGGTACCCGCTGGTCCAGCGCGTTCAGCGACCCGCAGTGGCTGCAGGTCGACCTCGGTTCGACCCAGCAGCTGTCGCAGGTCGTGCTGAACTGGGAAGCCGCCTACGCGAAGGCCTTCACGATCCAGGCGTCCACCGACGGCGCCACCTGGACGTCGCTGTACTCGACCACCACCGCGACCGGCGGCACCCAGACGCTGACCGTCACGGGCAGCGGCCGGTACGTCCGGCTGACCGGCACCCAGCGCGCGACCCCGTACGGCTACTCGCTCTGGGAGTTCCAGGTCTACGGCGGGGGTGGCACGACCCAGCCCGGCGACGTCCTGCTCTCGTACGGCAAGTCCGGCACCGCCTCCTCGTACCAGGACGACGGCGCGTGCCCCGGTTGCGTGCCGGCGAAGGCGTTCGACCACGACCCGGCCACGCGCTGGGCGACCAGCGCCACCACCGGCTGGGTCGACCCCGGCTGGATCCAGGTCGACCTCGGCGCCGTCGCGGCCGTGCACCAGGTCGTCCTGCAGTGGGACCCGGCCTACGCCGTCGCGTACCAGATCCAGGTGTCGAACGACGGCGCGAACTGGACGTCGATCTATTCGACGACCACCGGCAAGGGCTTCAAGGAGACGCTGACCGTCAACGGCAGCGGCCGGTACGTCCGGATGTACGGCACCGCGCGGTCCAACGGCTACGGCTACTCGCTGTGGGGCTTCGACGTCTACGGCACCGGCGGCAACCCGACGACTCCGCCGCCCGCGCCGCCGGCCCCGCACTTCCCGGGCACGCTGGTCTGGAGCGACGAGTTCGACGGCGCCGCGGGCGCGGGCCCGGACGCGAGCAAGTGGACCGCCGAGACCGGCCCGGGCGTGAACAACGAACTCGAGTACTACACGAACAACAACAACGCCGAGCAGGACGGCCGCGGCAACCTCGTCATCCAGGTCCGCCGCGAGGCGACGCCGGGGTCGGCGTGCCCGATCGACCCGATCAGCGGCAGCGGCACCTGCCAGTACACCTCGGGCCGGATCAACACCGCGGGCAAGTTCAGCTTCACCTACGGGCACGTCGAGGCGAACATCAAGGTGTCCGGCACGCAGGGGCTCTGGCCCGCCTTCTGGTTGCTGGGCGCGAACTTCTTCAGCGGCACGCCGTGGCCGAACTGCGGCGAGATCGACATCATGGAGCACGTCGGGAAGTCGCCGAACCTGGCCTACTCGACCATCCACGCCCCGGCCTACAACGGCGCCGGCGGCATCGGCGCACCCCTGGACCTCGGCCAGGACGTCTCCGCCGGGTTCCGCAAGTTCGGGCTCGACTGGGACGCCTCGCACATGACATTCTCCGTGGACGGCAACGCGTTCGAGACGATCGACCGCGACACCGTGGAGAGCACGCGCGGGCCGTGGGTCTACGACCACCCGTTCTTCCTGATCCTGAACAACGCCATCGGCGGCGACTTCCCGGGCCCGCCGGGAGCGGGGACCGTCCTGCCGCAGGACATGGTGATCGACTACGTGCGGGTCTACCAGTGA
- a CDS encoding discoidin domain-containing protein encodes MRSTTFSPAHRLLVLATTLVTAVTTAVVVGSAPAQAAACGTTNLAQGHPATASSTENGGTPASAAVDGNTGTRWSSAFSDPQWLQVDLGSAQQLCDVVLTWEAAYATAFTVQLSSDATSWTTAYSTTTGTGGTQAVPVTGTARYLRVHGTQRATGYGYSLWEVAVHGTGGGTTIPPTDPRNPDLGPNVSVFDPSTPAATIQNRLTQLANQQHTNQFGSERYAVLFKPGNYDADVNLGFYEQVAGLGLSPDDVNLNGHVRVEADWLQQGDNPANKGNATQNFWRSAENLSVTLPAGQVERWAVAQAAPYRRMHLKGSQIQLWNGGDGWASGGLIADSKIDGQAVSGSQQQFLTRNSELGSWAGGVWNMVFVGSTGTPPASFPNPPETVVGQTPVIREKPFLYVDGSGSYNVFVPALRQNSSGTSWGHGASAGQSISLSEFYVAHPSDSAATINAALAAGKNLLVTPGVYHLDQALNVTRPDTVVLGLGLATLMPTNGNAAITTSDVDGVKIAGLLIDAGAVNSPVLVQVGQPGSAANHAADPTSLHDVFFRIGGAAVGKATQTLVVNSNNVIGDHMWLWRGDHSNGVGWNVNTAANGLVVNGANVTMYGLFVEHYQQYEVLWNGNGGRTYFFQNEMPYDPPDQVSWSSGGGRQGWAAYKVADSVTSHEGWGLGSYCFFQTNPSLVASHSFEVPNNGGVRFHNLVSVSLGGVGTIAHVVNDTGDAANTAHQVSPLVSYP; translated from the coding sequence ATGAGATCAACGACGTTCTCCCCGGCACACCGCCTCCTCGTCCTCGCGACCACCCTCGTCACCGCGGTGACCACCGCGGTGGTGGTCGGCTCCGCACCGGCGCAGGCCGCCGCGTGCGGGACCACGAACCTCGCGCAGGGCCACCCCGCCACCGCGTCCTCCACCGAGAACGGCGGGACACCCGCGTCCGCCGCGGTCGACGGCAACACCGGGACGCGCTGGTCCAGCGCGTTCAGCGACCCGCAGTGGCTGCAGGTCGACCTGGGTTCCGCGCAGCAGCTCTGCGACGTGGTCCTCACCTGGGAAGCCGCGTACGCCACCGCGTTCACCGTCCAGCTGTCCTCGGACGCGACCAGCTGGACGACGGCGTACTCGACCACCACCGGCACCGGCGGCACGCAGGCCGTGCCCGTCACCGGCACGGCCCGCTACCTGCGGGTCCACGGCACCCAGCGGGCGACCGGCTACGGCTACTCCCTCTGGGAAGTCGCCGTGCACGGCACCGGCGGCGGGACGACCATCCCGCCGACCGACCCGCGCAACCCGGACCTCGGGCCGAACGTGTCGGTGTTCGACCCGTCGACGCCGGCCGCGACGATCCAGAACCGGCTGACACAGCTCGCGAACCAGCAGCACACCAACCAGTTCGGCAGCGAGCGCTACGCCGTGCTGTTCAAGCCCGGGAACTACGACGCCGACGTCAACCTCGGCTTCTACGAGCAGGTGGCGGGCCTCGGGCTCTCCCCCGACGACGTCAACCTCAACGGCCACGTCCGCGTCGAGGCGGACTGGCTGCAACAGGGCGACAACCCGGCCAACAAGGGCAACGCGACGCAGAACTTCTGGCGATCCGCCGAAAACCTGTCGGTGACCCTGCCGGCCGGCCAGGTCGAACGCTGGGCCGTCGCGCAGGCCGCGCCCTACCGCCGGATGCACCTCAAGGGCAGCCAGATCCAGCTGTGGAACGGCGGGGACGGCTGGGCCAGTGGCGGCCTGATCGCCGACAGCAAGATCGACGGGCAGGCCGTTTCCGGCTCGCAGCAGCAGTTCCTGACCCGCAACAGCGAGCTGGGCAGCTGGGCGGGCGGCGTGTGGAACATGGTGTTCGTCGGCTCGACCGGCACGCCGCCGGCGTCGTTCCCGAACCCGCCGGAGACCGTCGTCGGCCAGACCCCGGTGATCCGCGAGAAGCCGTTCCTCTACGTCGACGGCTCGGGCAGCTACAACGTGTTCGTCCCGGCGCTGCGGCAGAACTCGTCCGGCACCAGCTGGGGCCACGGCGCCTCGGCCGGCCAGTCGATCTCGCTCAGCGAGTTCTACGTCGCGCATCCGTCCGACTCGGCGGCGACGATCAACGCGGCCTTGGCGGCGGGCAAGAACCTGCTCGTCACGCCAGGCGTGTACCACCTCGACCAGGCACTGAACGTCACGCGCCCGGACACCGTGGTGCTCGGCCTCGGCCTGGCGACGTTGATGCCCACCAACGGGAACGCGGCGATCACGACGTCCGATGTGGACGGCGTCAAGATCGCCGGGCTGCTGATCGACGCCGGGGCGGTGAACTCGCCGGTGCTCGTGCAGGTCGGCCAGCCGGGCTCGGCCGCGAACCACGCGGCCGACCCGACGTCGCTGCACGACGTGTTCTTCCGGATCGGCGGCGCGGCCGTCGGGAAGGCCACGCAAACGCTGGTGGTCAACTCGAACAACGTCATCGGCGACCACATGTGGCTGTGGCGCGGCGACCACTCGAACGGCGTCGGCTGGAACGTCAACACCGCGGCGAACGGCCTGGTGGTCAACGGCGCGAACGTGACGATGTACGGCCTGTTCGTCGAGCACTACCAGCAGTACGAGGTGCTCTGGAACGGCAACGGCGGGCGGACGTACTTCTTCCAGAACGAGATGCCGTACGACCCGCCGGACCAGGTGTCCTGGTCCAGCGGCGGCGGCCGGCAGGGCTGGGCGGCGTACAAGGTGGCCGACTCGGTGACCAGCCACGAAGGGTGGGGCCTGGGCAGCTACTGCTTCTTCCAGACCAACCCGTCCCTTGTGGCCAGTCACTCCTTCGAGGTCCCGAACAACGGCGGAGTGCGGTTCCACAACCTGGTGTCGGTGTCGCTCGGCGGCGTGGGCACGATCGCCCACGTCGTCAACGACACGGGTGACGCGGCGAACACGGCCCACCAGGTGAGCCCGCTGGTCAGCTACCCGTAA
- a CDS encoding MarR family winged helix-turn-helix transcriptional regulator, protein MTDRPAEDLDYLSFVDYAIGKTKAELPDTDPVAMRLGLTLHRLAGALVYDWESTVHRPRGLSWGGFRVLFVLWLAGPLESRHAARLAGMSRAAVSALVKTLERDGLVTRTQVPEDRRAVRLALTEAGHAAVTDAYQAHNTREQAWAASLTPSEQTVLIGLLEKLTTSPAAAAAQRLA, encoded by the coding sequence ATGACCGACCGACCGGCCGAAGACCTCGACTACCTCTCGTTCGTCGACTACGCGATCGGGAAGACGAAGGCAGAACTGCCGGACACCGACCCCGTCGCGATGCGCCTCGGCCTCACGCTGCACCGGCTGGCGGGCGCGCTGGTCTACGACTGGGAGTCGACGGTGCACCGGCCGCGCGGCCTGAGCTGGGGCGGGTTCCGGGTGCTGTTCGTGCTGTGGCTGGCCGGCCCGCTCGAGTCCCGCCACGCGGCGCGCCTGGCCGGGATGAGCCGCGCCGCGGTGTCGGCGCTGGTCAAGACCCTCGAGCGCGACGGCCTGGTGACGCGCACCCAGGTTCCGGAAGATCGCCGCGCGGTCCGGCTGGCGCTGACCGAGGCGGGCCACGCCGCGGTGACCGACGCCTACCAGGCGCACAACACGCGTGAGCAGGCATGGGCGGCGTCACTGACGCCGTCGGAACAGACCGTCCTGATCGGACTGCTGGAGAAGCTCACCACGAGCCCGGCGGCCGCGGCGGCCCAGCGGCTGGCCTGA
- a CDS encoding FAD-dependent monooxygenase: MTVAVLGSGPVGQTAALLLARWGVPVVLVDEHEVRDPVGSKAICQQRDTLDVWASLGAGCLAEEGLTWTTARTFHRDTELFSLKLPDGGSALPPFVNLSQARVEEVLDELIAAQPLIDIRRGHRVTGVTQPGRVVVECDTAAGPRRIEADYAIAATGARGDTVRRALGQHLAGVSFRDLFLICDIRADLPGWAAERRFWFDPPWNPGRQVLIHPCPGSQFRIDWQVPEDYDLAAEETGGALDRRIRAILGDRPYEVVWRSVYRFHTRLVERMRAGRVLLAGDCAHLVAPFGARGLNSGVADAENAAWKLAWVLRGDAGEELLESYHTERHAAAVENAEVTTATMDFLVPQDEARRRRRAEVLAGGVHAEVDSGRLAEPFWYTDSPLTTPDPRRPFAGRPPRGALPPPGPGVLLPDVTVPAGRLRALAREGFLLLTTPGVDADGVRSVEIPVGGALGARPGEAWLVRPDAYVAAVLRQPTRSDIERAWSAAAGRECSGRF; the protein is encoded by the coding sequence ATGACAGTCGCGGTCCTCGGCAGCGGCCCGGTCGGCCAGACGGCCGCGCTGCTGCTCGCGCGCTGGGGCGTACCCGTGGTGCTCGTCGACGAGCACGAGGTGCGCGACCCCGTCGGGTCCAAGGCCATCTGCCAGCAACGGGACACTTTGGACGTCTGGGCGTCGCTCGGCGCGGGCTGCCTCGCCGAGGAGGGGCTCACCTGGACGACCGCGCGGACGTTCCACCGCGACACCGAGCTGTTCTCGCTGAAGCTGCCCGATGGCGGCTCGGCGCTGCCGCCGTTCGTCAACCTCTCGCAGGCCCGTGTCGAGGAGGTGCTGGACGAGCTGATCGCCGCGCAGCCGCTGATCGACATCCGCCGCGGCCACCGCGTCACCGGCGTGACCCAGCCCGGGCGGGTGGTGGTCGAGTGCGACACGGCGGCCGGGCCGCGCCGGATCGAGGCCGACTACGCGATCGCCGCCACCGGCGCCCGCGGCGACACCGTGCGGCGGGCCCTCGGGCAGCACCTGGCCGGGGTGTCGTTCCGGGACCTGTTCCTGATCTGCGACATCCGGGCCGACCTGCCGGGCTGGGCGGCGGAGCGCCGGTTCTGGTTCGACCCGCCGTGGAACCCCGGCCGCCAGGTGCTGATCCACCCGTGCCCCGGCTCGCAGTTCCGCATCGACTGGCAGGTCCCGGAGGACTACGACCTCGCCGCCGAGGAAACCGGCGGCGCCCTGGACCGGCGGATCCGGGCGATCCTCGGCGACCGGCCGTACGAGGTCGTCTGGCGCTCGGTGTACCGGTTCCACACGCGCCTGGTCGAGCGGATGCGGGCCGGGCGGGTCCTGCTGGCGGGGGACTGCGCGCACCTCGTCGCCCCGTTCGGGGCCCGTGGGCTGAACTCGGGCGTGGCCGACGCGGAGAACGCGGCGTGGAAGCTGGCCTGGGTGCTGCGCGGGGACGCGGGGGAGGAGCTGCTGGAGAGCTACCACACCGAGCGGCACGCGGCCGCGGTGGAGAACGCCGAGGTGACGACGGCGACGATGGACTTCCTGGTGCCCCAGGACGAAGCGCGGCGCCGGCGCCGCGCCGAGGTGCTGGCCGGGGGCGTCCACGCCGAGGTCGACTCGGGACGCCTCGCCGAGCCGTTCTGGTACACCGATTCCCCGCTCACCACGCCGGATCCACGGCGGCCGTTCGCCGGACGCCCGCCACGCGGGGCGTTGCCGCCGCCCGGGCCCGGGGTGCTGCTGCCGGACGTGACCGTCCCGGCCGGCCGGTTGCGCGCTCTGGCGCGGGAAGGGTTCCTGCTGCTGACCACCCCCGGCGTCGACGCCGACGGAGTGCGGTCGGTGGAGATCCCCGTGGGTGGCGCACTGGGTGCGCGCCCGGGCGAAGCCTGGCTGGTCCGCCCGGACGCGTACGTGGCCGCAGTCCTCCGGCAACCGACCCGCTCGGACATCGAGCGTGCGTGGTCTGCCGCGGCTGGTCGTGAGTGTTCAGGGCGGTTCTAA
- a CDS encoding MBL fold metallo-hydrolase — translation MTKKAFASSADLAEKAQTLEVLADGVYALTAEGDPNIGAIEGEDFLVCFEALATPVAAGEWLAKLREHTDKPVRYLVLSHYHAVRVLGASAFDADVIVAHENTRALVVERGKEDWASEFGRMPRLAKGADSVPGLTWPTLTFSDRLTLDLGGDRGDLVLQYCGRGHTEGDIVAWLPRQKILYAGDLVEAEAALYTGDAFHREWASSTLDRVSAFGAETLIGGRGGVSRGREAVGAAIAQTRHFLDTMIREVGAARDAGGTLKDAFERTHAALVGQYGQWPIFEHCLPFDVSRLWDELGGIERPVVWTAERDREVWDQLQG, via the coding sequence GTGACGAAGAAAGCGTTCGCCTCTTCGGCCGACCTGGCGGAGAAGGCGCAGACCCTCGAAGTACTCGCGGACGGCGTCTACGCGCTGACCGCGGAGGGCGACCCCAACATCGGCGCCATCGAGGGCGAGGACTTCCTCGTCTGCTTCGAGGCGCTGGCCACGCCGGTCGCCGCGGGCGAATGGCTCGCGAAACTCCGTGAGCACACCGACAAACCCGTGCGCTACCTGGTGCTGAGCCACTACCACGCGGTGCGCGTGCTGGGCGCGTCCGCGTTCGACGCCGACGTGATCGTCGCGCACGAGAACACCCGGGCCCTCGTCGTCGAGCGCGGCAAGGAGGACTGGGCGAGCGAGTTCGGCCGGATGCCGCGGCTGGCGAAGGGGGCGGACTCGGTGCCGGGCCTGACCTGGCCGACGCTGACCTTCTCCGACCGGCTCACCCTCGACCTCGGCGGCGACCGCGGCGACCTGGTGCTGCAGTACTGCGGGCGCGGCCACACCGAAGGCGACATCGTGGCCTGGCTGCCCCGGCAGAAGATCCTCTACGCCGGCGACCTCGTGGAAGCCGAAGCCGCGCTGTACACCGGGGACGCGTTCCACCGTGAGTGGGCTTCGTCCACTTTGGACCGTGTGAGCGCTTTCGGGGCCGAGACGCTGATCGGCGGACGCGGTGGCGTGAGCCGCGGCCGCGAAGCGGTCGGCGCCGCCATCGCCCAGACCCGGCACTTCCTGGACACGATGATCCGCGAGGTCGGCGCGGCCCGCGACGCCGGCGGCACGCTGAAGGACGCGTTCGAACGCACGCACGCGGCCCTCGTCGGCCAGTACGGCCAGTGGCCGATCTTCGAGCACTGCCTGCCCTTCGACGTCTCCCGGCTGTGGGACGAGCTGGGCGGCATCGAGCGGCCGGTGGTGTGGACGGCCGAACGCGACCGCGAAGTCTGGGACCAGCTGCAGGGCTAG
- a CDS encoding discoidin domain-containing protein codes for MGEVNRRKALLGAGGVAALLASGLLPSVAAAASGRASSGPPDPVAATYLRVLLRHTRWAEQQFDAAAGIYPAKDFTFAVVLGNALLLTRDGYDETTAGVSQATLKAHTLATIKHFAASNLLTGGTEWGRKLFFDTTFQSYFLLAARLLWTDLDDATRANVERITTEQAAYTAALGEKDDPASGGWTPHGRKGGFVGDTKLEEMGVYAQSLAPALAWAPNDARAGAWREAFGTWSRNEGGLPAADLANPRLVDGVPIEANTATNLYDTFLVENHGSFGPHYQEELWRTSGRNAMHFLAAGTPLPEVLTAQPNGELLWRTMLLMTSDAGEPLMPMVADREHLYGRDVIPLAFRAQVLGDRHAARAEADLAARLEPYQAYAPADRITKFSGEPKYEPEARAELAISYLLHEWRARHGGPVTPASTTEFDAHAAGVADFGAAPGLLAHRSPAAWAATVTKPGFVKFAWQPHHDDWLFVLGGANPMLLPATTVAVKERHATTYEKVRDGFDGTVGVLRFDAGYAALATLPTGAAVYASTGVAESEGVLNVYNLAMPGVPGLDGDRTYTAAEGKVTLNAQAVPTGARTDDLTFAPVTARHVRMLGVRPDPAYGYSLWAFEVRDGDGPDLARAGTASASSASPGKEAKYANDGDAATRWAVSTSDRPRADSWLAIDLGTPRTLDRVRLSWEAAAGRKYRVETSADGVAWTPVATYPVPALRSTKGWLDVDGRAGIVVDGPNPVTVTGDRVTLSDGPAAPLLAELYPDPSNASKLARRPRATTGAPAVRASVTDGFLVLVNLSGAAAGGTATLPQDGGAYRLYRGEQSITRTGTEVSYALAAAEGRIEPPRFTVRGPAGLKAVVRDASRVDLTLPSGFLPALVTVTPEGGRPRPVVLPPHRTVPVVFGDVRPYPLADAALGRTTFPAAPLPPGMSGPAAAVDDDPATAWRPGPGGRMVVDLGAVTAVSAVELAWTPGRRPAASVETSIDGVTYRTADTGPARYVAVRTGWRSGDASLTRISVRT; via the coding sequence ATGGGTGAGGTGAACCGGCGGAAGGCCCTCCTGGGCGCGGGCGGCGTCGCGGCCCTGCTGGCCTCGGGACTGCTGCCGAGCGTGGCGGCGGCAGCGAGCGGCCGGGCATCCAGCGGGCCACCGGACCCGGTCGCCGCCACCTACCTGCGCGTCCTGCTCCGGCACACCCGCTGGGCCGAGCAGCAGTTCGACGCCGCGGCCGGGATCTACCCCGCGAAGGACTTCACCTTCGCCGTCGTCCTCGGCAACGCCCTCCTGCTCACCCGCGACGGCTACGACGAGACCACCGCCGGCGTCAGCCAAGCGACCCTCAAGGCCCACACCCTCGCCACCATCAAGCACTTCGCCGCGTCGAACCTGCTCACCGGCGGCACCGAGTGGGGCCGGAAGCTGTTCTTCGACACCACCTTCCAGTCGTACTTCCTGCTCGCCGCCCGTCTACTGTGGACGGACCTCGACGACGCCACCAGGGCGAACGTCGAACGCATCACCACCGAACAAGCCGCCTACACCGCCGCCCTCGGCGAGAAGGACGACCCGGCCTCCGGGGGTTGGACACCCCACGGCCGGAAAGGCGGTTTCGTCGGCGACACCAAGCTCGAAGAGATGGGCGTCTACGCGCAGTCGCTCGCCCCCGCGCTCGCGTGGGCGCCGAACGACGCCAGAGCCGGGGCCTGGCGCGAAGCCTTCGGCACCTGGAGCCGCAACGAAGGCGGGCTGCCGGCCGCCGACCTGGCCAACCCGCGGCTCGTCGACGGTGTTCCCATCGAGGCGAACACCGCCACCAACCTCTACGACACCTTCCTCGTCGAGAACCACGGCTCCTTCGGCCCGCACTACCAGGAAGAACTCTGGCGCACCTCCGGCCGCAACGCGATGCACTTCCTCGCGGCCGGCACCCCGTTGCCCGAAGTCCTCACCGCGCAGCCGAACGGCGAACTCCTCTGGCGCACCATGCTGCTGATGACCAGCGACGCCGGCGAGCCGCTGATGCCGATGGTCGCCGACCGCGAGCACCTCTACGGCCGGGACGTCATCCCGCTCGCGTTCCGCGCCCAGGTGCTCGGCGACCGCCACGCCGCCCGCGCCGAGGCCGATCTCGCCGCGCGTCTCGAGCCCTACCAGGCCTACGCGCCCGCCGACCGGATCACGAAGTTCTCCGGCGAGCCGAAGTACGAGCCGGAAGCGCGCGCCGAACTCGCCATCAGCTACCTGCTCCACGAGTGGCGCGCCCGGCACGGCGGCCCGGTGACACCCGCGAGCACCACGGAGTTCGATGCCCACGCCGCCGGGGTCGCCGACTTCGGCGCGGCGCCCGGCCTGCTGGCCCACCGCTCCCCCGCCGCCTGGGCCGCCACGGTGACCAAGCCCGGCTTCGTCAAGTTCGCCTGGCAACCGCACCACGACGACTGGCTGTTCGTGCTCGGCGGCGCGAACCCGATGCTGCTCCCGGCCACGACCGTCGCGGTGAAGGAACGTCACGCCACGACCTACGAAAAGGTCCGCGACGGCTTCGACGGCACGGTCGGCGTCCTGCGCTTCGACGCCGGGTACGCCGCGCTCGCGACCCTCCCCACCGGGGCCGCCGTCTACGCCAGCACCGGCGTGGCCGAGAGTGAAGGCGTCCTGAACGTCTACAACCTCGCCATGCCGGGCGTCCCCGGTCTCGACGGCGACCGCACCTACACCGCCGCCGAAGGCAAGGTCACGCTCAACGCCCAGGCAGTGCCCACCGGGGCCCGGACCGACGACCTGACGTTCGCCCCGGTCACCGCCCGCCACGTCCGCATGCTCGGCGTCCGGCCGGACCCGGCGTACGGCTATTCGCTCTGGGCGTTCGAGGTCCGCGACGGCGACGGCCCCGACCTCGCACGGGCCGGCACCGCGTCGGCGTCGTCGGCGAGCCCGGGCAAGGAGGCCAAGTACGCGAACGACGGCGACGCGGCCACCCGCTGGGCAGTGTCCACATCGGACCGGCCGCGGGCGGACAGCTGGCTCGCGATCGACCTCGGCACACCCCGGACCCTCGACCGCGTCCGGCTGAGCTGGGAAGCCGCCGCCGGGCGCAAGTACCGCGTCGAAACGTCGGCGGACGGCGTGGCCTGGACGCCGGTGGCGACCTACCCGGTGCCCGCCCTGCGCAGCACGAAGGGCTGGCTGGACGTCGACGGCCGGGCCGGGATCGTGGTCGACGGCCCGAACCCGGTCACGGTCACCGGTGACCGCGTCACGCTCTCCGACGGCCCGGCCGCTCCCCTGCTCGCCGAGCTGTACCCGGACCCGTCGAACGCTTCGAAACTCGCCCGCCGCCCCCGCGCCACCACCGGCGCACCGGCGGTCCGCGCGAGCGTCACCGACGGCTTCCTCGTGCTGGTCAACCTTTCCGGCGCCGCGGCGGGCGGCACGGCGACCCTCCCCCAGGACGGCGGCGCGTACCGGCTGTACCGCGGTGAGCAGAGCATCACGAGGACCGGCACCGAAGTCTCCTACGCGCTGGCCGCGGCGGAAGGCCGCATCGAACCCCCGCGCTTCACCGTGCGGGGGCCGGCCGGCCTGAAGGCGGTCGTGCGCGACGCGAGCCGGGTCGACCTCACGCTGCCGTCCGGGTTCCTCCCGGCGCTCGTCACGGTCACGCCGGAAGGCGGCCGCCCGCGGCCGGTGGTCCTGCCGCCGCACCGGACCGTGCCCGTCGTGTTCGGCGACGTCCGCCCCTATCCGCTGGCCGACGCCGCGCTCGGCCGGACCACCTTCCCCGCGGCGCCCCTGCCACCCGGGATGTCGGGCCCCGCGGCGGCCGTGGACGACGACCCGGCGACGGCGTGGCGACCCGGCCCGGGCGGCCGGATGGTCGTCGATCTCGGGGCGGTGACGGCGGTTTCCGCGGTCGAACTGGCCTGGACCCCCGGTCGCCGGCCCGCGGCGAGTGTCGAAACCAGCATCGACGGTGTCACCTACCGGACGGCGGACACCGGGCCGGCGAGGTACGTGGCGGTCCGGACGGGCTGGCGGTCCGGCGACGCGAGCCTCACGCGGATTTCTGTCCGGACTTGA
- a CDS encoding LacI family DNA-binding transcriptional regulator, whose product MRVTIAEVARRARVSKTTVSRVLNNKADVDAATAIRVREVIAATGYIPSAGAVGLARGVTRTVGMLVPGLTWPWMGEVLQGVADVVESKGYGLLLSTANRGADSLEEFSRQVSAKAFDGLLLVEPPDAVRHLRVLHDSGLPVVVIDDRGRRPAFPSVGTSNRQGGAAAARHLLATGRTRLATVTGPRNFGCTSDRLNGFHDAVREAGLTLDPRLIIEGDFTGESGEAAILQLLESGPEFDAVFAHNDFTAAGVLAGLRKAGRAVPEDVAVVGFDDIPLAAHTQPPLTTIRQPSREMGETAARQLLAQLGGAPQPDEPLIVPTSLVIRESTQTGRE is encoded by the coding sequence ATGCGCGTCACGATCGCCGAGGTCGCCCGCCGCGCACGGGTGAGCAAGACGACCGTGTCGAGGGTGCTCAACAACAAGGCCGATGTGGACGCGGCGACCGCGATCCGGGTGCGCGAGGTGATCGCGGCGACCGGGTACATCCCGAGCGCCGGCGCGGTCGGGCTGGCCCGCGGCGTGACCCGCACGGTCGGGATGCTGGTGCCCGGCCTGACCTGGCCGTGGATGGGCGAAGTGCTGCAGGGCGTCGCCGACGTCGTGGAGTCGAAGGGGTACGGCCTGCTGCTGTCCACCGCCAACCGCGGCGCCGACTCCCTGGAGGAGTTCTCCCGGCAGGTGTCGGCGAAGGCGTTCGACGGGCTGCTGCTCGTCGAACCGCCGGACGCGGTGCGTCACCTGCGCGTGCTGCACGACTCCGGGCTGCCGGTCGTGGTGATCGACGACCGCGGCCGCCGTCCCGCGTTCCCCTCGGTGGGGACGAGCAACCGGCAGGGCGGCGCCGCGGCGGCCCGGCACCTGCTGGCCACCGGCCGCACCCGGCTCGCCACCGTCACCGGCCCGCGCAACTTCGGCTGCACGAGCGACCGGCTCAACGGGTTCCACGACGCCGTGCGCGAAGCCGGCCTGACGCTCGACCCGCGGCTGATCATCGAAGGCGACTTCACCGGCGAAAGCGGCGAGGCCGCGATCCTCCAGCTCCTCGAATCGGGCCCGGAGTTCGACGCGGTCTTCGCGCACAACGACTTCACGGCGGCCGGGGTGCTCGCCGGCCTCCGGAAGGCCGGCCGCGCCGTGCCGGAGGACGTCGCCGTGGTCGGCTTCGACGACATCCCCCTGGCCGCGCACACCCAGCCGCCGCTGACCACGATCCGGCAGCCGTCGCGGGAGATGGGCGAGACGGCGGCCCGGCAGCTGCTCGCCCAGCTGGGTGGGGCACCCCAGCCGGACGAGCCGCTGATCGTGCCGACCTCCCTGGTGATCCGGGAGTCGACTCAGACGGGTCGTGAGTGA